One genomic segment of Oncorhynchus kisutch isolate 150728-3 linkage group LG15, Okis_V2, whole genome shotgun sequence includes these proteins:
- the LOC109905029 gene encoding E3 ubiquitin-protein ligase RNF4-like — MSSTTQRKRRTGAPSSSRRTAKSSRVTTTMPLRAAAAAETIAVLESSRTSSEEVVDLTCEGSESTVVDLTNNDSVVVVDEGLQGRRGLGGESYVLSSDEEGDTNGSLSADLLSSLQASSRARSTPGTVSCPVCMDSYAEIIESGRLVVSTKCGHLFCSQCLRDSLSRSHTCPTCRKKLTHRQYHPIYI, encoded by the exons ATGAGCAGTACA acacagaggaagagaaggactGGAGCCCCCTCAAGTTCCAGACGCACAGCCAAGAGTAGCAGAGTCACCACCACTATGCCACTTCGTGCAGCAGCCGCTGCTGAGACCATTGCTGTGCTGGAGAGCAGTAGGACTAGCA GTGAGGAGGTGGTGGACTTGACATGTGAAGGTTCTGAGTCAACTGTGGTTGACTTGACCAACAATGATTCTGTGGTG GTTGTCGATGAAG GGCTTCAGGGCAGACGTGGACTTGGCGGTGAGAGTTACGTGCTGAGCAGTGATGAGGAGGGGGATACCAATGGGAGCCTCAGTGCTGACCTTCTATCTTCTCTACAGGCCAGCAGTAGAGCCAG GTCTACGCCAGGTACAGTCAGCTGCCCAGTGTGTATGGACTCCTATGCTGAG ATCATTGAAAGTGGCAGACTAGTGGTCTCCACAAAATGTGGTCACCTTTTCTGCAGTCAGTGCCTCCGCGACTCACTGTCGAGATCCCACACTTGCCCAACCTGCAGAAAGAAACTGACCCACAGGCAATACCACCCCATATACATCTGA